In the genome of Methylococcus sp. EFPC2, the window GTACGTATCGGGTGCTCTACCCCCTCCCTGACCCTCCCCCTGCAAGGGAGAGGGAGTGAAGACTTTTCAACTTTGCTAAACCCCTTCCCCTGCAAGGGGGAAGGTTGAGATGGGGGTTTTGTGCCTGTAGCAGTCTTCGCACCCCAGGACTTGATGTAAGTATCGAGTGCTCTACCCCCTCCCTACCCTCCCCCTGCGAGGGAGAGGGACTGAAGACTTTTCAACTTTGCTAAACCCCTTCCCCCTGCAAGGGGGAAGGTTGGGATGGGGGTTTTGCGCCTGTAGCAGTCTTCGCACCCCAGGACGTGAGTAAGTATCGAGTGCTCTACCCCCTCCCTACCCTCCCCCTGCAAGGGAGAGGGAGTGAAGACTTTTCAACTTTGCTAAACCCCTTCCCCCTGCAAGGGGGAAGGTTGGGATGGGGGTTTTGCGCCTGTAGCGGTCTTCGCACCTCAGGACTTGATGTAAGTATCGAGTGCTCTACCCCCTCCCTACCCTCCCCCTGCAAGGGAGAGGGAGTGAAGACTTTTCAACTTTGCTAAACCCCTTCCCCCTGCAAGGGGGAAGGTTGGGATGGGGGTTTTGCGCCTGTAGCGGCCTTCGCACCCCAGGACGTGAGTAAGTATCGAGTGCTCTACCCCCTCCCTACCCTCCCCCTGCAAGGGAGAGGGAGTGAAGACTTTTCAACTTTGCTAAACCCCTTCCCCTGCAAGGGAGAAGGTTGGGATGGGGGTTTTGCGCCTGTAGCGGTCTTCGCACCTCAGGATTTGACGCCAAGTGTTGAGCGCTCTAGCCCCTCCCTCCCCCCCCTGCAAAAGGGAGAGGGAGTGAAAACTTTTCGTCTTCCAGCGCAGACATAGCCCCATTCAGATGCCCCGACACCCACAACATAACGCCCTACCCGCCGACGCCACAGCCGCCGAACGTTAACGGGGGATGTACTTATCCAATTCCGGCGAAGAGGCTTTCAAGAACGATATCAAACGTCGGTCCGCTGCGGCCAAATCTTCCCCTTTCGGCGCATAGGTCGTCAGCCTGACCAGGGCGCCATCGGTCCGATTCATGGTCAACGCATCCCAGAACAAATACCACTTGATGACGTATTCATTGGTCAACAGACGGCCGCGTTGCTGGAACCAGTAATACACCAACTGCCTATCCTCACCCTTCTGTATGAGCAGACGATTCACCTTGAATGGCTGTCCTGCCCAGTCCAGCCCATCCAAAGGCACAACCTCATGAGAACCGATCTCCCAACCGCCGCCGGGGATGCACGAACGTGGCGAATGTATGGATTCGCCCTTGCGCTGCGAGGCGTAATAAGCCGAGTAAAAATTGACGATAGACCCTGCCTTGATCCCTTCCCCCACAGGGAGAACGCCTTTATTTATCCCCTCTCCCTCTGGGAGAGGGCCGGGGTGAGGGCTCTTCTCCGGCGCATAAACATAATCCGCCAGAATATAGTCCTCGAACTTCAGCTGATCGATATATTGCTGCTCCAGGCTCCCACGCCGGCCGTGCCAATCATCCAGTTTCAAGGGAAATTCGGCGAAAACCGAACGCGAAGAAACGATTTCCTCACGCCGCTCAAGCGAAAACGAGCCGACCAAAGCGACAATCAGCAAACCCAGTACGGCCCAATATTGTTTTGGCAATTCGCGATCGCGAAACTGTGTTCCCTCCGGCAAAGGCTCTGGAAACGTCAGCCCGAACACATCCATCAAAGGCCTTTTTTGACCGCCTATCTGCGCCAAGACCCACATTTCGGCGATCAATACGCCTGTGCACACCATGAAAATGAACCAGCCTTCAAAGTCATGCAGAAACCCTTCGGCCATATCCTTGCCCCAATACTCCACGGTGACTCCTATTATGCCGATACGAAGGCTATTCATTATCACCGTGACGGGTATACTAGACAGAAAAACCAGCACGCGCTTCCACATTGCAACTTTAAAAAAATACGCGCATATAAAAGCCAAGCTCATTAACGGAAACAAGTAACGAAGACCACTACAAGCTTCGACTACCTGCAATTGCATCGAGCCCAAATCAATAACATTACCTTCAAGATAAACACTAATATCAAACAAACGAATAAAAACAACGCCCAACTTGGACGATAAAAGCTGTAATTTAGAAGATAAATTATTGTAAATAAAATTAGGGAGCGGAATGGAGAAAAAAAGAATCGATATTGGCAACCAAACGCAATTAAATACAGCCTTACCAAACGTAAAGAGAGTTATACCAAACAAAACAATCAGAAAGGCATATTGGACAATTATATACAGCGCGGCAAGCTCCCCTAAAAAAAACAACAGCAACCCACCGAATATAACGGGTATCCCGAACCAAGATGATGTAAAGCGCATCGCAATCAACTCATTCTTGCGTTGCCAAATCAAAAAGAGCGATATAATTGGAATCAAAACGCCATGACTATATTCTTCATAACTAAGCCACTGATCCACAAGATAAAAAATGCCACCCCGAAAAATAAGCCCAACAATACCTAACAACGATATAAATAACATCACTTGGGATGCTGTCAACTTATAAAACACGCCCAAGGATCGCATAGCCGACATAATAATTTACGCCATAAGTATATTAAAAACAAGAAATTCCGATTATCTAACACTGACTTCAACAATGAATTGCAAGTCCAGAGCAATATCTAATATTGTAGCTGACAGCCGCTTATTCCAGCTACATATTGTGTGAAAGCAAAGTTTTTCACTACTCCGTTAGTCGATACCCTACATTCCACCAGAACGTCTTACTCCATCTTAGCACTAAGCACTTACACCCCGTATTCGAATTTATAATAAATCATCTTGATAAGCTCTTGGAGAGCAAACGAAACCGCATCTGAGTTTTTCCACCAATAATGTGGAATCCACCACGCCGGAGATGAAGAAATCAATGTGAAACTCATATCCCCATTAACAATTGCTTCGTAAATCCAAGATAGCCTACGTAAGTGCGGTGGATCACTAACAACTAATACATGAGACCAGCCATTGTCTTTCATTAAGCGTCTAACCAAGCGAGCTTCCTGCCAACTCGAAGTAGACGAAAAATCCGTAATTATACTTTTTCCCTCAACACCGTAGCGCTTTAAATATCTTAATCGCCAATCTTCAGATGGAGGATTAGGTTCGCTAAATCCTGTTACCAATATTTTTTCGCCCCAGCCTTCACGATATAACTCGGCGCCCCTTTTTAATCGATCAAACATCATATTACCGCCAAGTACAACAATTAACTCAGACTTCCGTGGAATACCTGCTGGACCGGAAAAAAAAAACTCGCCATATAGCGACAAAAAGCCTACAGAGACTATTTGGGTTATAATAATCGACATTGGCAAACCGCAAATAATAAATTTACGCACGGTTTTCACAATCTAATATGTGACGTTTTACAACCAGTGAAATAAAGTGGGGGGTTGAAATAAAATTTCGTCGCCACATTCGCTTCGGCTCTTTCAGCAACCGATATACAAACTCTATACCTAGTTGGCACATCCAATCGGGCGCTCTTGGATAGGTACCAGCAAAAAAATCAAAAACCGCACCAATTGAACCGATCACTGAAGCGCTAAGTTTCGTGCGATTTGCTTCAACCCATTTCTCTTGTTTAGGCGCCGTCATGCCAACCCAAAGCACATCGGGTTTAGCCGCGTTAATTTGTTCAATCATTCTCTGATTCTCATCTTCGGACCACAAACCAAATGGAGGAGATAGAACTCCGCATAACTCCAACGATGGGAACGTTTTTACAAACCGCTGTGAGATAAGATCAAGGACATGCTGAGAAGACCCAAAAAAGAAGACCCTACCACCTCCACTCTCGTTAAGCGACGTCATCAATGAAAAAAAATAATCTGCCCCGGTAATTCGTGGACCAATAGAAATATTCGAAATTCGTGCCATCACGGTAACCCCAACACCATCAGCCACTATTAAATCTGCACACTTCAATGCCCGAAAGAAATCCAAATCCTTCTGTGCTTCAACAAGAGAGTGAGGGTTTGCGCAAACAAATGTTAGAGGCTCAGATCCTGCTGCTATAGCACCAACGCTCTTTTCAGTAATTTCTTGCAAAGATGCCAGGGGTATGGATATACCTAAAAGGGAAGCTCTCACATCCATAATCTACCTACAGCTTAGATGAATTATAAAGACTCATACACTTATTATAAATCATTAAAATATCTTCAATATTTTTTTCCGCCGTGTATTTTTCCTCGAATACTGCTAAGGTAGATTTACGTAAGTTAACCAAACCTCCCCGATTATTTAATAAGGAGATAAGTTTTTCTGCTAAATCCTTGGGGTTTCCCGGCTCAAACTTTAATCCGGTAATACCATCCTCTACTACTTCGTTTAATCCACCAATAGCAGAAGCAAGTACTGGCGTACCGACTGAAAAAGATTCAATAGCTACCATGCCAAATGTTTCGTACCATATAGAAGGCATTACCATAACTAACGCATGTCCAAGTAGTTCTAGGACTTCATCGTGGCTTCTCAAACCTAAAAACTCAATATTATCTGACACTGACGCCGCCAACGATTGTAACTCTTGCATCAATGCCCCATCCCCAACAATCTTAAGTGAGACGTCACGAACATACTTCCACGCTTCAATTAATATTCTGACACCCTTTTCCTCAGATAACCGCCCAATAAATAAAACATAATTACCATCACCGGCCCCCTTAATAGACGGACGCGATACAAAATTACCCTTAATTTCGATACGATCTCGTGGAAGTCCACCTTCAATGAGAATTTCAGCCGCAAAATTAGTAAGCGCTATATATCGATCGACGCCGGACACATAAGCTCCCCGCCAGCGATTGCTTTGAATTGTCATTACCTGAGCCGCTGTCGCAGCAAAAGAGCCTCTATAACAGCGGTGTATTAGTGCAGGCACCAGATTACCATTAACGCAATCGAGACACGGTTTGCCATCTCTCAGTAATAATGCATTAGCGCAAATAGATCGAAAATTATGTAACGTTTGGACTACAGGTACCCCATTGTCATGACAAGCTGCATATACACTTCCGGATAATTGAGGGAATGTATTATGAAAATGTGCGATATCCGGCTTTTTCGCCACGATCAGTTTAGTCAATTCATCATAAATATGTTTAGACCAAACACTATCTATGGCTATACGAACTTTACTTGATAATGTTCGATCATCTATATCATCATTAAACTTTTCAAACGGGATTACTTCCGCATAACGTTCAAGTAATTTTTTTTCACTGCGATAAACAGAATCTTCCCCGCTTGGAGCTGTAGATCGATAAAAATTGTGAGCCAATAGAACTTTCACCAATAAATTCCTTTACGAAAAACCTACTAAATCAGCTCTTATAAATATGCATTCCCAAACGCCATAATTCCTTTGGCATATCTAGCTATCATATTCTCTAAGGTATATCGCTGTTTAGCTACGGAACAGCCATCTCTAAGTCTGTTCAATAAAATATCAGAATTCATAATTTCAGCGACTCGACGAACGTAATCGCTTACATGATTATCTGAAATAACTCCGTTGATACCAGATTCTAAATAACCAATCTCAGGACTATGATATGGTATATTAGTAGTAACCAAAGGGGTGCCAAGCGCAAACGAATCTAAAACGCCTAATCCAACCAATCCTGGCATCAAAGCTAACTTAGACAACAAAAAATAAGGAATGATGTCGGTACCAAATTTGGGACCTACATAATGAATCCATGGCCATTGCATTGCGGCCCGTTCAACTAGGTTTTGTTGAGGCCCATCTCCGATCAATATAAGATGAAAATCCGGGATTTTTGTGCGAAGTTGTGCCGCGGCATCCATTAAAAACTCTATGCGCTTACCTTCGTACATACCCCCACAATATATACCTACCTGTGAAGAATTAATATTTAG includes:
- a CDS encoding exosortase C-terminal domain/associated protein EpsI, which produces MFYKLTASQVMLFISLLGIVGLIFRGGIFYLVDQWLSYEEYSHGVLIPIISLFLIWQRKNELIAMRFTSSWFGIPVIFGGLLLFFLGELAALYIIVQYAFLIVLFGITLFTFGKAVFNCVWLPISILFFSIPLPNFIYNNLSSKLQLLSSKLGVVFIRLFDISVYLEGNVIDLGSMQLQVVEACSGLRYLFPLMSLAFICAYFFKVAMWKRVLVFLSSIPVTVIMNSLRIGIIGVTVEYWGKDMAEGFLHDFEGWFIFMVCTGVLIAEMWVLAQIGGQKRPLMDVFGLTFPEPLPEGTQFRDRELPKQYWAVLGLLIVALVGSFSLERREEIVSSRSVFAEFPLKLDDWHGRRGSLEQQYIDQLKFEDYILADYVYAPEKSPHPGPLPEGEGINKGVLPVGEGIKAGSIVNFYSAYYASQRKGESIHSPRSCIPGGGWEIGSHEVVPLDGLDWAGQPFKVNRLLIQKGEDRQLVYYWFQQRGRLLTNEYVIKWYLFWDALTMNRTDGALVRLTTYAPKGEDLAAADRRLISFLKASSPELDKYIPR
- a CDS encoding YdcF family protein, whose amino-acid sequence is MRKFIICGLPMSIIITQIVSVGFLSLYGEFFFSGPAGIPRKSELIVVLGGNMMFDRLKRGAELYREGWGEKILVTGFSEPNPPSEDWRLRYLKRYGVEGKSIITDFSSTSSWQEARLVRRLMKDNGWSHVLVVSDPPHLRRLSWIYEAIVNGDMSFTLISSSPAWWIPHYWWKNSDAVSFALQELIKMIYYKFEYGV
- a CDS encoding WecB/TagA/CpsF family glycosyltransferase, whose translation is MDVRASLLGISIPLASLQEITEKSVGAIAAGSEPLTFVCANPHSLVEAQKDLDFFRALKCADLIVADGVGVTVMARISNISIGPRITGADYFFSLMTSLNESGGGRVFFFGSSQHVLDLISQRFVKTFPSLELCGVLSPPFGLWSEDENQRMIEQINAAKPDVLWVGMTAPKQEKWVEANRTKLSASVIGSIGAVFDFFAGTYPRAPDWMCQLGIEFVYRLLKEPKRMWRRNFISTPHFISLVVKRHILDCENRA
- a CDS encoding glycosyltransferase family 4 protein, producing MKVLLAHNFYRSTAPSGEDSVYRSEKKLLERYAEVIPFEKFNDDIDDRTLSSKVRIAIDSVWSKHIYDELTKLIVAKKPDIAHFHNTFPQLSGSVYAACHDNGVPVVQTLHNFRSICANALLLRDGKPCLDCVNGNLVPALIHRCYRGSFAATAAQVMTIQSNRWRGAYVSGVDRYIALTNFAAEILIEGGLPRDRIEIKGNFVSRPSIKGAGDGNYVLFIGRLSEEKGVRILIEAWKYVRDVSLKIVGDGALMQELQSLAASVSDNIEFLGLRSHDEVLELLGHALVMVMPSIWYETFGMVAIESFSVGTPVLASAIGGLNEVVEDGITGLKFEPGNPKDLAEKLISLLNNRGGLVNLRKSTLAVFEEKYTAEKNIEDILMIYNKCMSLYNSSKL